In the Hydrogenimonas thermophila genome, TGCATTAGATACTGCCGGTGTTGCAAACCGTCGTGTATCACGCTCTAAGTATGGTGCAAAGCGCCCTAAATAATTTAAGATAATAAGAGGAAAATATAATGAGAAGACGACGAGCACCAGTTCGTGAAGTGATGCCTGACCCAATTTACAATTCTAAAGTGGTCACCAAGTTTATCAACGGAATTATGCTGGATGGTAAAAAGTCCGTTGCAGAAACAGTAATGTACAGTGCTTTGAAGATCGCCGAAGAGAAAACCGGCAAAAAAGGAATAGAAGTTTTTGATGAAGCGATCGAAAACGTCAAACCTCTGATGGAAGTCAAAAGCCGACGAGTCGGTGGAGCGACTTATCAGGTGCCGATCGAAGTTCGTCCGGTTCGCCAAC is a window encoding:
- the rpsG gene encoding 30S ribosomal protein S7, which produces MRRRRAPVREVMPDPIYNSKVVTKFINGIMLDGKKSVAETVMYSALKIAEEKTGKKGIEVFDEAIENVKPLMEVKSRRVGGATYQVPIEVRPVRQQALAIRWIIDAARKRNERTMAARLANELIEASEKRGAAYKKKEDTYKMAEANKAFAHYRW